The Littorina saxatilis isolate snail1 linkage group LG13, US_GU_Lsax_2.0, whole genome shotgun sequence genome contains a region encoding:
- the LOC138946299 gene encoding uncharacterized protein: MALIKIGSEDVDGANLVNDVITRESSSGVVDDTNHSVSGNVSNSLQLPEIVDSVAELVTNLEEHSLVAIESDASYFVRTDDLDDATDILEEKGLVVLCGPPGSGKTFLAQALLRRCQDAGFKPFVISDVKDWQTHVTARGRSVVLMDGTLGRVRVDKQQYTQWSSALPNLLKLTGQGQCRLVLTLYPHVLRELRELEGETKSPLLDDLAVTHLMKNPLSCDVKEQLLHSHLQELRLEPSDEASLVQEILSRDVSGPVFHWCCRYLVDNWLLLKDEDPARAFTVPAEAYVPLLKGMLRDSQHGDTFAAVLALTMKGLGGFLHDPCRVEDHLKELRLKEYSEYQLTEYADALKGSILGPADYGFASRVLYDATGLALGRAFPLPILLKVCDVQFLVTYLRTHAKESFSVQIGAVVNVRELFMQKVYDCVVNGFTDKLCQHPCLSDPAFLEEFEAFCLKKKNSLDRFITAVDSIHGVPLLYWSVWSPTPHLTEWCIQIINRPYFFRKIPSEGVLSSALMCTIFTDSQEEPMKQKTKIFAEELLRMTKVDLLITDPTLLTVDFPCPRQNLTKDCRSKYSYLQQRIESRVVPASELTVHSAELTDDKVTVDVTKKDWWLMIMLAARGVEDADDRGDTNLHTAVALGNKEAIRTLIRRGASLKKKNKWGLTPPKVAERRWKSSQENSEYKRLDLHAAIKAGDIESVKVLLCGGGTVHDRQANSTTPLHSAAQAGQLDIATLLLELGADVNARLFFTSDTPLHDPCTRGNLDMVLLLVQHGADVNVAGFGGYTPLHLACMSGNVELVELLIGKKADVNLRTRDDDRTPLHEACAHGHTDVIRLLLCHGADVRTKNKEGLTPLKVARRKGLHEVVELMNESS; the protein is encoded by the exons ATGGCGCTGATCAAAATTGGAAGTGAGGATGTCGATGGCGCAAATCTTGTCAATGACGTCATCACGAGAGAGTCCTCGTCTGGTGTCGTCGACGATACCAACCATTCTGTTTCAGGCAACGTCTCAAATTCACTCCAACTCCCAG aGATCGTGGACAGTGTTGCTGAACTGGTGACCAATCTGGAAG AACACAGCCTGGTAGCCATAGAAAGCGACGCCTCATACTTCGTCCGTACAGATGACCTAGACGATGCCACAGACATCCTGGAAGAGAAAGGCCTTGTTGTTCTGTGCGGTCCACCAGGGTCAGGCAAAACCTTCCTCGCCCAGGCTCTTCTCAGACGCTGCCAAGACGCCGGCTTCAAACCTTTCGTCATCTCTGACGTCAAGGACTGGCAGACCCACGTGACTGCAAGGGGGCGGAGCGTGGTGTTGATGGACGGGACGCTGGGCAGGGTCCGCGTTGACAAGCAGCAGTACACCCAGTGGAGCTCCGCCCTCCCCAACCTTCTCAAGTTGACGGGTCAAGGTCAGTGTCGGCTCGTGCTCACGCTCTACCCGCACGTGCTGCGTGAACTGAGGGAGCTGGAAGGCGAGACAAAGAGTCCTTTGCTAGACGACCTTGCTGTGACCCATCTCATGAAGAACCCGCTTTCCTGCGACGTCAAAGAACAGCTGCTGCACAGCCACTTGCAAGAACTCCGCTTAGAACCTTCCGATGAGGCATCTTTGGTGCAAGAGATCCTCTCAAGAGACGTGAGCGGGCCGGTGTTTCACTGGTGCTGCCGCTATCTTGTCGACAACTGGCTGCTGCTCAAAGACGAAGATCCGGCCAGAGCGTTCACCGTTCCAGCTGAGGCGTACGTGCCCCTGTTGAAGGGCATGCTGCGGGACAGTCAGCACGGCGACACCTTCGCTGCGGTGCTGGCCCTGACCATGAAAGGTCTCGGAGGCTTTCTGCACGACCCGTGTCGTGTTGAAGACCATCTAAAAGAACTCCGACTGAAAGAATACTCGGAGTACCAGCTGACCGAGTACGCTGACGCGCTGAAGGGTTCCATCCTCGGCCCTGCTGACTACGGGTTTGCCTCTAGGGTCCTGTACGACGCTACCGGCCTGGCCTTGGGTCGAGCTTTCCCTTTGCCTATTCTGCTCAAAGTGTGCGACGTTCAGTTCCTTGTCACATACCTGCGGACTCACGCCAAGGAGAGTTTCTCCGTCCAGATTGGCGCTGTGGTGAACGTCCGTGAGCTGTTCATGCAGAAGGTGTACGACTGTGTTGTGAACGGGTTCACCGATAAGCTCTGTCAGCATCCTTGTCTCAGCGATCCTGCCTTCCTAGAGGAGTTTGAAGCGTTCTGCCTCAAGAAGAAAAACAGTCTGGATCGCTTTATCACTGCTGTGGATTCCATTCACGGAGTTCCTCTACTGTACTGGTCTGTGTGGAGTCCTACCCCCCACCTCACGGAGTGGTGTATTCAAATTATTAACAGGCCATATTTCTTCAGAAAAATCCCTTCGGAGGGTGTTCTCTCCTCGGCGTTGATGTGTACCATCTTCACAGATTCTCAAGAGGAACCCATGAAACAGAAGACAAAGATATTTGCCGAAGAGCTCCTCAGAATGACGAAAGTCGATTTGCTGATAACTGATCCCACGTTACTGACTGTAGACTTTCCATGTCCTCGGCAGAATTTGACGAAAGACTGCCGAAGCAAGTACAGCTATCTCCAACAGCGAATCGAGTCTCGTGTCGTGCCTGCGTCGGAGCTGACCGTGCACTCGGCAGAACTGACCGACGACAAAGTGACGGTGGATGTCACCAAGAAGGACTGGTGGCTGATGATCATGCTTGCCGCCAGGGGAGTGGAGGACGCTGACGATCGCGGGGACACTAACCTGCACACGGCCGTTGCCCTGGGCAACAAGGAAGCCATCAGGACCCTCATCAGGAGAGGAGCCTccctgaagaagaagaacaagtggGGTCTGACACCGCCCAAGGTGGCCGAGAGACGCTGGAAGTCCAGCCAGGAGAACTCAGAATACAAACGGCTGGATCTTCACGCGGCCATTAAAGCAGGTGACATTGAGAGTGTGAAAGTGTTACTGTGTGGCGGTGGCACGGTCCATGACCGACAGGCTAACAGCACCACCCCCCTTCACTCAGCCGCTCAGGCCGGACAACTGGACATCGCTACTCTCCTCCTCGAGCTCGGGGCTGACGTCAACGCCAGGCTGTTCTTCACCAGCGACACGCCCCTGCACGACCCCTGCACGCGCGGAAACCTGGATATGGTTCTACTGCTCGTGCAGCACGGAGCTGATGTCAATGTCGCGGGTTTTGGAGGTTACACTCCACTTCACTTGGCATGCATGAGTGGCAACGTTGAGCTGGTTGAGCTGCTTATTGGTAAAAAAGCTGACGTCAATTTGAGGACCAGGGATGATGACAGAACGCCGCTCCACGAGGCGTGCGCACACGGACACACTGACGTCATCAGACTGCTGTTATGTCACGGCGCTGACGTCCGAACGAAAAACAAAGAGGGCCTGACTCCTTTGAAGGTTGCACGGAGAAAAGGCCTCCATGAAGTGGTGGAGCTCATGAATGAGAGTAGCTGA